Proteins found in one Candidatus Nomurabacteria bacterium genomic segment:
- the atpF gene encoding F0F1 ATP synthase subunit B, whose product MILLQFASESSAPPPESVTATFGISWQALLFQAITFLLVVWVLKKFVVGKIYSVIDAREKAINDGLAQAAKAKEELANAESEIDAILNEARTQADVVVHNAKKESAEIIKAAEDKASARADAIMHDAEEKLKLDVAKARQALESETARLISEVSGSILRDKITAEKDQKLIMKELEKRREK is encoded by the coding sequence GTGATACTATTACAATTCGCATCTGAATCGAGTGCTCCACCGCCAGAAAGTGTAACAGCTACATTTGGTATAAGCTGGCAAGCGTTACTGTTCCAAGCAATAACCTTTTTGCTTGTTGTGTGGGTATTAAAGAAATTTGTTGTCGGCAAGATATATTCAGTCATTGATGCCCGCGAGAAAGCGATCAATGATGGTTTGGCACAAGCAGCCAAGGCAAAGGAAGAACTCGCCAACGCAGAATCAGAAATAGATGCAATTCTTAATGAGGCTCGTACCCAAGCAGATGTTGTCGTCCATAACGCTAAGAAAGAATCTGCCGAAATTATTAAAGCTGCAGAAGACAAAGCAAGTGCACGCGCAGACGCAATTATGCATGACGCTGAAGAAAAACTTAAACTCGATGTTGCGAAAGCGCGCCAAGCACTAGAATCAGAAACGGCTCGTCTTATTAGCGAAGTATCAGGATCTATTCTGCGTGACAAAATCACTGCAGAAAAAGATCAAAAACTAATCATGAAAGAGTTGGAGAAACGCCGTGAAAAGTAG
- a CDS encoding glycosyltransferase family 4 protein: protein MKYMKIGIVCPYNMFQFAGGVQDIVVNLHTYLSAQGHSVKIITPRPRAHQDSVSDHYILVGRSAKMNTPFNTMADIGFEADGDEIQAILDREQFDIIHFHEPWVPVLSRQILSRSKSINVATFHAKLPESLLSKSIISTVVPYTKSILKYIDTYTAVSPAAAEHLQSLSDEHVEIIPNGIRLEQFTHTNHLTRKNKKKRIVYLGRLEKRKGIEHLLSAYASLRESHKDVELIIGGNGVKNNMLQRIVAQYEIPDVTFLGYVTEEDKPYLLASADVFCSPALYGESFGIVLLEAMAVGTPVVAGNNSGYASVMTGKGRLSLVNPLSTSDFAQRLELLLYDDDVREMWRVWAAETIKQYDFSVIAKQYESVYKQSLAQHV from the coding sequence ATGAAGTATATGAAAATTGGCATCGTCTGCCCCTACAATATGTTCCAATTTGCGGGCGGAGTACAAGACATAGTGGTGAATCTGCACACTTACCTGTCAGCGCAAGGACATAGTGTAAAAATCATCACCCCTCGCCCTCGGGCACACCAAGACTCTGTGAGTGATCACTATATATTGGTTGGTCGTAGCGCCAAGATGAATACACCCTTTAATACAATGGCAGATATTGGCTTTGAAGCAGACGGAGATGAAATACAGGCTATTTTAGACAGAGAACAGTTTGATATTATACATTTTCATGAACCGTGGGTGCCAGTATTATCAAGGCAAATATTATCACGTTCAAAATCAATAAATGTCGCGACATTCCACGCTAAGCTACCAGAAAGTTTATTATCGAAATCTATTATTAGCACTGTCGTGCCTTATACAAAATCAATCTTAAAGTATATAGATACATACACTGCTGTGTCGCCAGCTGCAGCCGAACATTTGCAAAGCCTTAGTGATGAACATGTAGAAATAATACCAAATGGTATACGACTAGAGCAGTTTACACATACCAACCACCTAACACGCAAGAACAAAAAAAAGCGTATCGTCTATTTAGGACGTTTAGAAAAAAGAAAAGGTATTGAACATCTTCTAAGTGCGTATGCTTCACTGCGCGAATCGCACAAAGACGTAGAGCTCATTATTGGAGGTAATGGTGTTAAGAATAATATGCTACAACGCATTGTCGCCCAGTATGAAATACCAGACGTTACGTTTCTTGGGTATGTTACAGAAGAAGATAAACCATACCTACTTGCCAGTGCTGACGTATTTTGCTCACCCGCTTTGTATGGTGAGAGTTTTGGTATAGTTCTTTTAGAAGCAATGGCGGTTGGTACGCCTGTAGTAGCCGGTAACAATAGTGGTTACGCCAGTGTCATGACTGGCAAAGGGCGGCTTAGCCTAGTAAACCCTTTGTCTACGAGCGATTTTGCACAACGGTTAGAACTCTTATTATATGACGACGATGTACGTGAAATGTGGCGTGTATGGGCTGCCGAAACGATCAAACAATATGACTTTTCAGTCATTGCAAAGCAATACGAATCAGTCTATAAGCAATCACTTGCCCAACATGTCTAA
- the atpD gene encoding F0F1 ATP synthase subunit beta, whose amino-acid sequence MKVDVALKKGKVVQVVGVVVDAEFAPEDLPKLYDAITITRDTGTIYLEVAQHLSETSVRAIALSSTDGVKRGDEIMATGSPITVPIGDETLGRMFNVIGEAIDKKPQPKTKVTASIHRESPALTEQSGKIEILETGIKVIDLIAPVTKGGKVGLLGGAGVGKTVLITELINNIAKYHSGNSVFAGVGERTREGNDLYHEMDESGVLDKTSLVFGQMNEPPGARLRVALTGLTIAEGFRDQGKDVLLFIDNIFRFTQAGAEVSALLGRLPSAVGYQPNLQQEMGALQERITSTKTGSITSVQAIYVPADDLTDPAPATTFSHLDSTIVLSRALTELGLYPAVDPLESSSTILDPEIVGEEHYQTAREVQRILQRYKDLQDIIAILGMEELSEDDKQTVARARRIQRFLTQPFHVAEVFLNKPGAYVSRDETIAGFKEILSGKHDDKPESAFYLKGNIKEVK is encoded by the coding sequence ATGAAGGTTGATGTAGCACTAAAAAAAGGAAAGGTTGTCCAAGTAGTTGGTGTCGTTGTGGACGCCGAATTTGCACCTGAAGATCTCCCTAAACTATATGATGCGATAACTATTACACGTGATACAGGCACAATATACCTAGAAGTAGCCCAACATCTCAGTGAAACGAGTGTCCGTGCTATTGCACTTAGTAGCACCGACGGAGTCAAAAGAGGTGATGAAATCATGGCGACAGGTAGCCCTATTACCGTGCCAATTGGTGATGAAACACTTGGACGTATGTTTAATGTTATTGGCGAAGCAATCGATAAAAAGCCCCAACCAAAAACAAAAGTAACCGCCAGTATTCACCGTGAATCACCTGCCCTTACTGAGCAGAGTGGAAAAATTGAAATTCTAGAAACAGGTATTAAAGTTATAGATTTAATTGCACCTGTTACCAAGGGTGGTAAGGTTGGTTTGCTTGGTGGTGCTGGTGTTGGTAAAACCGTGCTGATAACTGAGCTTATTAATAACATTGCTAAATATCATAGTGGTAACTCTGTATTTGCTGGTGTTGGCGAACGTACCCGAGAAGGCAACGACCTATACCACGAAATGGATGAAAGCGGCGTGCTGGACAAAACGAGCCTTGTGTTTGGACAAATGAATGAACCACCTGGTGCACGTTTACGTGTTGCCTTGACAGGCCTCACCATAGCCGAAGGATTTCGCGACCAAGGTAAAGATGTCTTACTTTTTATTGATAATATCTTTCGTTTTACACAAGCAGGCGCAGAAGTGTCTGCATTGCTTGGCCGGTTGCCGAGCGCTGTTGGCTACCAGCCAAACTTACAACAAGAAATGGGGGCCTTGCAAGAGCGTATTACAAGTACAAAAACTGGTTCTATTACAAGTGTACAGGCTATTTATGTACCGGCTGACGACTTAACTGACCCGGCTCCAGCTACCACCTTTAGCCATCTAGACAGCACAATTGTACTTTCACGTGCTTTGACAGAACTTGGTCTATACCCTGCTGTTGACCCACTAGAAAGTAGTTCAACCATTTTAGACCCAGAAATAGTTGGCGAGGAACATTACCAGACAGCACGTGAAGTGCAACGCATATTGCAGCGGTACAAAGATTTACAAGATATCATTGCTATCTTGGGAATGGAAGAACTATCTGAAGACGACAAACAAACTGTCGCGCGCGCGCGGCGTATTCAACGTTTCTTGACACAACCATTCCATGTTGCTGAAGTGTTCCTTAATAAGCCTGGTGCATACGTATCACGCGACGAAACAATCGCAGGCTTTAAAGAAATACTATCTGGCAAGCATGATGACAAACCAGAGTCTGCGTTTTATCTTAAAGGGAATATTAAGGAAGTAAAATAG
- the atpG gene encoding ATP synthase F1 subunit gamma — MASQQAVKQRIQSVSNTRQITKAMQLVAASKLRKSQEAVIGPKAYIENAKALLATLAGHPGALVNPLFKTPNSKGALTIIVTSDRGLAGAYNANVLKAAAKHLKDHPGMDRVITVGKYASRFISKLKDINSLGAYELDSHNLNSEVVTPVLAQSIDEFVAGNVASVDVVYTKYISTVKHEVIIERVLPIKNITNQVKDRLFEPNAEYVFEVAITRALEAQMLQYLLEARASEQASRMLAMKNATDNAGDLIDDLRLEYNNARQAKITQELAEISGGAEALS, encoded by the coding sequence ATGGCTTCCCAGCAAGCAGTAAAACAACGAATCCAATCTGTATCTAACACGAGGCAGATTACCAAAGCTATGCAACTCGTTGCTGCAAGCAAGCTCAGAAAATCCCAAGAAGCAGTCATTGGGCCAAAAGCGTATATAGAAAACGCCAAAGCATTGTTAGCCACACTCGCTGGGCATCCGGGTGCGCTTGTGAACCCTTTGTTCAAAACGCCAAATTCAAAAGGCGCCTTAACAATAATTGTAACAAGTGACCGCGGCCTTGCAGGAGCCTATAACGCAAATGTCTTAAAAGCAGCTGCCAAGCATCTTAAAGATCACCCAGGTATGGATAGAGTTATTACTGTCGGTAAGTATGCCTCGCGCTTTATATCTAAATTAAAAGATATTAATTCACTCGGTGCATATGAACTGGATAGTCATAACCTAAATAGCGAGGTGGTAACACCAGTCCTTGCTCAATCTATAGATGAATTTGTGGCTGGTAACGTTGCTTCTGTGGATGTTGTCTATACAAAGTACATATCAACGGTAAAACACGAAGTCATCATCGAACGTGTCTTACCAATAAAAAATATTACGAACCAGGTAAAAGATAGATTATTTGAACCGAATGCTGAATATGTCTTTGAAGTCGCCATCACCAGAGCGCTCGAAGCTCAAATGCTCCAATATTTACTCGAAGCACGAGCCAGTGAGCAAGCATCACGCATGCTCGCCATGAAAAATGCAACAGATAATGCAGGTGATCTTATTGATGATTTGCGGCTAGAGTATAACAATGCTCGCCAAGCAAAGATCACCCAAGAACTCGCTGAAATTAGTGGCGGAGCAGAGGCATTGTCATAA
- a CDS encoding alpha/beta hydrolase, protein MQQTEITIPDTYVSRLNINGLRGRVLDIPSKRPSKHGKNILLVYGHHSSIERMYSLASYLSTYGTVTMPDLPGFGGMDSFYIINKKPTLDAMAEYLATFIKLHYRNKPIAICGMSYGFLVVTRMLQKYPHMHKQVNLLVSLVGFSKKNDFRFKPATYNTLLYGSRFMSTLPFSFLAKHLFFTKPLIKASYAITAKSHVKMMDATPEERQKRIDFEVYLWKCNDARTYFATSLCFLTVNLTTQKIPLALHHVSVKQDQYFDKAIVLKNLRRIYSKVSAYTASLPNHAPTVISDEADAALLIPQRLKVLLKQYQKSKV, encoded by the coding sequence ATGCAGCAAACCGAAATTACTATTCCGGATACGTATGTATCTAGGCTCAACATAAATGGTCTGCGCGGGCGAGTATTAGATATACCCAGCAAGCGTCCATCTAAACACGGGAAAAATATCCTGCTTGTCTATGGGCATCATTCAAGCATAGAACGCATGTACAGCCTTGCATCTTATTTAAGTACCTATGGTACGGTTACGATGCCTGATTTGCCAGGCTTTGGTGGTATGGATAGTTTTTATATTATTAATAAAAAACCCACTCTTGATGCCATGGCGGAATATCTTGCAACGTTTATCAAACTTCATTACAGAAATAAACCTATAGCTATTTGTGGCATGAGTTATGGGTTTTTAGTCGTAACAAGAATGCTACAAAAGTATCCACACATGCACAAGCAGGTCAATCTACTGGTGAGTCTTGTTGGATTTTCTAAAAAAAATGATTTTAGATTTAAACCAGCAACATATAACACGCTTCTGTACGGATCAAGATTTATGAGTACCCTGCCGTTTTCTTTTTTGGCAAAACATCTATTTTTTACTAAACCACTTATTAAAGCATCGTATGCTATTACCGCCAAAAGTCATGTAAAAATGATGGATGCTACGCCTGAAGAGCGGCAAAAACGTATAGATTTTGAAGTATATCTGTGGAAATGTAACGATGCAAGAACATATTTTGCTACGTCACTGTGTTTTTTGACAGTTAATCTTACCACCCAGAAAATACCCTTAGCATTGCACCATGTTTCTGTAAAGCAAGATCAGTACTTTGATAAAGCAATCGTTTTAAAAAACTTACGACGAATTTATTCTAAAGTTAGTGCCTATACCGCAAGCTTGCCTAACCACGCCCCCACAGTCATTAGTGACGAAGCTGATGCAGCATTACTAATCCCGCAGCGTCTTAAGGTACTTCTTAAACAATATCAGAAGAGTAAGGTATAA
- the atpB gene encoding F0F1 ATP synthase subunit A: MVGLLTFASEDGVPIAAETIFTIGNFGITNSMILGMLVAVGLIITFVLTAIYTTVRPQSKFAFSMESALEFVTSNLKSTLGSEAKARAFLPLFAALFFFILLNNLIGLFPAMGGTVYVVNDEGIKAALLRPFTTDLNGTLALAIISIGTVQYFAIKQRGGWGHLKHYFSIMQPWWNPMNFFIGIIEILGELIRLLTLALRLFGVIYAGEVLLHVITNLSGNFAPIAVFPVVLMEIFFSVIQAYLFLMLASTYLAIGTSTDGHDDIQPESQSTAHQKSMAATNA, encoded by the coding sequence ATGGTGGGTCTGTTAACATTTGCGTCAGAAGATGGTGTGCCAATTGCTGCCGAAACGATTTTTACCATAGGCAACTTTGGTATCACTAATTCGATGATACTTGGCATGCTTGTTGCGGTAGGTCTAATTATCACGTTTGTACTTACAGCCATATACACAACCGTGCGACCACAATCTAAATTTGCCTTTTCTATGGAAAGCGCATTAGAATTTGTTACCAGTAATTTAAAGAGCACTCTCGGTAGTGAAGCAAAAGCACGCGCTTTTTTGCCACTGTTTGCTGCATTATTCTTTTTTATTCTGCTAAATAATTTAATAGGCTTGTTCCCAGCCATGGGCGGTACTGTATACGTCGTCAACGATGAAGGCATTAAAGCAGCACTGTTGCGACCATTCACCACAGACTTAAACGGCACTCTTGCTCTTGCCATTATATCTATAGGGACTGTACAGTATTTTGCTATCAAACAGCGTGGAGGCTGGGGGCACTTAAAACACTACTTTAGTATTATGCAGCCGTGGTGGAATCCCATGAACTTTTTTATTGGCATTATAGAAATACTTGGTGAGCTTATACGATTATTAACACTTGCTCTTAGGTTGTTTGGAGTAATATATGCTGGTGAAGTGTTGCTGCATGTCATTACTAACTTAAGTGGTAATTTTGCGCCCATTGCGGTGTTCCCTGTTGTGCTTATGGAAATATTCTTTTCTGTTATACAGGCCTACTTATTCTTAATGCTTGCCTCTACCTACCTTGCTATCGGCACATCTACAGATGGCCATGACGACATTCAACCAGAATCACAAAGCACTGCTCACCAAAAAAGTATGGCTGCTACCAATGCGTAG
- a CDS encoding glycosyltransferase family 4 protein yields the protein MSKKLKIGFVLDDTLDTPDGVQQYVLTIGEWMRLQGHDVHYLVGESYRTDIQNVHSLAKNIRVTFNKNRLSIPLPTNKKVIAKTLNKLQLDVLHVQMPYSPLFAGRVISAAPNTVKIVGTFHIVPATWLEKTGAKSLQLITKHTLKRFNSIISVSSAAQTFAKTVFGLDTIVIPNTVNLQDFKHKPIYKSPLHIVFLGRLVERKGCEYFLKALSHLQTTYSTVAPFNVTIAGKGPLLKRLQQYTLEHNLPMVTFAGFIDEKDKPALLASADIAVFPSTGGESFGIVLIEAMAAGSRVVLGGNNVGYKSVLGNNPSLLISPRDTAQFAQTLHKYIHSKKDREMAYKWLQKQKDTYDVGVVGTSILHIYGIK from the coding sequence ATGTCTAAAAAGTTAAAAATTGGCTTTGTTTTAGACGATACACTAGATACTCCAGACGGCGTTCAGCAATATGTGCTAACGATAGGTGAATGGATGCGATTACAAGGACATGATGTTCATTATCTTGTCGGTGAATCATATCGCACAGACATACAAAATGTTCACTCTTTAGCAAAAAATATTCGCGTGACTTTTAATAAGAATCGGTTAAGTATTCCATTGCCAACGAATAAAAAAGTAATTGCCAAAACGCTCAATAAACTGCAGCTAGACGTACTACATGTGCAGATGCCATATAGTCCGCTATTTGCTGGACGTGTCATTAGCGCCGCGCCGAATACGGTAAAGATTGTTGGTACGTTTCATATTGTTCCCGCGACATGGTTAGAAAAAACTGGTGCAAAAAGTTTGCAACTCATTACCAAACATACACTAAAACGTTTTAACTCAATAATTAGTGTTAGCTCAGCAGCGCAAACGTTTGCTAAAACAGTATTTGGCCTCGATACTATAGTTATTCCCAACACTGTAAATTTACAAGATTTTAAACATAAACCTATCTATAAGTCACCACTGCATATCGTGTTCCTTGGTAGATTGGTAGAAAGAAAAGGTTGCGAATACTTTTTAAAAGCTCTCAGTCATTTGCAAACTACATACAGTACTGTCGCACCGTTCAATGTTACTATTGCTGGCAAAGGCCCCTTACTCAAGCGCTTGCAACAGTACACCTTAGAACACAACTTACCTATGGTTACATTTGCAGGATTTATTGACGAAAAAGATAAACCTGCACTTTTAGCGAGCGCTGATATTGCTGTATTTCCTAGTACGGGTGGTGAGAGTTTTGGCATCGTGCTTATTGAAGCGATGGCCGCAGGATCTCGGGTTGTGCTTGGCGGCAATAATGTTGGTTATAAAAGCGTATTAGGTAACAACCCTTCTCTTTTAATATCTCCGCGTGATACCGCTCAATTTGCTCAAACCCTACACAAGTACATTCATAGTAAAAAAGACCGAGAAATGGCCTACAAGTGGCTTCAAAAGCAAAAAGATACCTATGATGTTGGTGTCGTCGGTACGTCTATTTTACATATATATGGTATAAAGTAA
- a CDS encoding F0F1 ATP synthase subunit delta, which yields MKSRTKVAHFAAEALLNNTIPRDRLVAMLASWLKDTKNTRQSSYLVQDIARQLAHSGYVFITITTAHPITLQTKSSIVDYIHSYYGANVTLETKEVINPAIIGGVQIDTPNGSLDASVKRKLIQIIKGVQR from the coding sequence GTGAAAAGTAGAACAAAAGTTGCTCATTTTGCGGCCGAAGCGCTCCTTAACAATACGATACCTCGTGACAGATTAGTTGCAATGCTCGCTTCTTGGCTAAAAGATACTAAAAATACCAGACAATCGAGCTATTTAGTACAAGATATCGCACGTCAGCTTGCTCATTCAGGTTATGTTTTTATTACAATTACAACTGCCCACCCCATCACACTTCAGACGAAGAGTAGCATCGTAGACTACATCCATTCGTATTATGGAGCGAATGTTACCTTAGAAACAAAAGAAGTCATCAACCCTGCGATTATTGGAGGAGTACAAATAGATACTCCCAATGGATCACTTGATGCATCCGTTAAACGTAAATTGATACAGATTATTAAAGGAGTACAAAGATGA
- a CDS encoding HAMP domain-containing histidine kinase gives MPFALHKGSIRLAGLYLAIIMSISIFFSVTIYSLSINELGRGLRGPRSVIVRPVGPGFSEEIKNDILRERSVLYTEAKERVLARLIVINIFILIGGGALSYYLAVRTLKPIEEAHEAQNRFTADASHELRTPITAMLTENEVTLMDPKLSLQDAKRQLASNIEELQRLSALSDGLMRIAGLENRTLQKMDVSLQDIIDNAIHSIQTVASAKFIDIDKHPKKSNVTVHGDSFSLQEVFTILLDNAVKYSNKNTKISVNIQKHQNEVTVDVVDRGMGIPAKDVPYIFDRFYRADSSRTHQSVQGHGLGLSIAKDIITKHGGTISVKSTPKKGSVFSVRLPLVKD, from the coding sequence ATGCCTTTTGCACTCCATAAAGGATCAATACGCTTAGCTGGATTGTACCTTGCTATTATTATGTCTATTAGCATATTCTTTAGTGTTACAATTTATAGCTTGTCTATTAATGAGCTCGGTAGAGGGCTGCGTGGACCAAGAAGTGTGATTGTACGCCCTGTCGGACCGGGATTTTCTGAAGAAATAAAAAACGACATTTTACGTGAACGCAGTGTACTCTATACAGAAGCAAAAGAGCGGGTTTTGGCGCGGCTTATTGTAATAAATATATTTATTCTCATAGGTGGCGGTGCCCTAAGTTACTATTTAGCAGTCCGAACGTTAAAACCTATAGAAGAAGCCCACGAAGCTCAAAACCGCTTTACAGCAGATGCCAGCCATGAACTCAGAACACCGATTACCGCTATGCTAACAGAAAACGAAGTTACACTAATGGACCCCAAGCTTAGTCTGCAGGATGCCAAACGTCAGCTCGCAAGCAATATAGAAGAACTGCAACGATTAAGCGCCTTGTCTGACGGGCTAATGCGCATTGCTGGGCTCGAAAACAGAACACTCCAAAAAATGGATGTTTCACTGCAAGATATAATAGATAATGCTATTCATAGTATACAAACGGTAGCATCAGCTAAGTTTATAGATATCGATAAACATCCAAAAAAGAGTAATGTTACAGTTCATGGCGACTCTTTCAGTTTACAAGAAGTGTTTACTATTTTGTTGGATAATGCGGTTAAGTACAGCAATAAAAACACAAAGATTTCTGTGAATATACAAAAACATCAGAACGAAGTTACTGTAGATGTAGTAGACAGAGGTATGGGAATACCTGCAAAAGACGTTCCTTATATATTTGATCGTTTTTACCGCGCAGATTCGTCACGTACGCACCAGTCGGTGCAAGGGCATGGGCTTGGCTTGTCAATTGCAAAAGACATTATTACAAAACACGGTGGGACGATTTCTGTTAAGAGTACTCCAAAAAAAGGAAGCGTATTTAGCGTACGGCTCCCTTTGGTTAAAGACTAA
- the atpC gene encoding ATP synthase F1 subunit epsilon translates to MHVTLVTLSGTRYDDVAKEVRLATPNGAMVVLPYHEPMTAVTTAGAVIIVDKVGEEEVFASYGGLMEVSENSVRLLLDEADHARDLVEEEIKEALESAIQLKAKAKDQTELTEAQRLIDRHEVRLGVAQLRRKTRR, encoded by the coding sequence ATGCACGTTACCTTAGTAACACTAAGTGGCACGAGGTATGACGATGTAGCTAAAGAAGTTCGCTTGGCTACACCAAATGGTGCAATGGTCGTACTACCCTATCACGAGCCTATGACAGCTGTAACAACTGCGGGTGCTGTTATCATTGTAGACAAAGTAGGCGAAGAAGAAGTATTTGCATCATACGGCGGATTAATGGAAGTGTCTGAAAATTCTGTCCGGTTATTACTAGACGAAGCTGACCACGCAAGAGATCTTGTTGAAGAAGAAATCAAAGAAGCGCTTGAATCTGCTATTCAGCTAAAAGCAAAAGCAAAAGATCAAACAGAACTCACCGAAGCTCAACGATTAATAGATCGTCACGAAGTACGCCTTGGCGTCGCACAACTTCGCCGCAAAACACGTCGCTAA
- a CDS encoding F0F1 ATP synthase subunit alpha, producing MSSLNIKELSQELQSAIATLDSDAAEFEQSGVVTRISDGIIWVFGLSNCGFSDVIEIATDNGSVRAFALNLNEDEIGAVLLDTDVDVKAGARVTLTGTTLEVPVGPELIGRVVDPLGRPLDGLGPIKTNRTGRVERTAPGVMDRKGVHEPLATGIVAIDTMVPIGRGQRELIIGDRQTGKTAIAIDTMINQARQKTGVINVYVAVGQKRAKVAALVEKLKQEGVMDQTIVVATSSSDPASLLYLAPYAGTAIAEYFRDNKQHALIIYDDLSKHAVAYRQMSLLLRRPPGREAYPGDVFYLHSRLLERAAKLSDDLGSGSLTALPIIETQAGDVSAYIPTNVISITDGQIYLETNLFHQGIRPAISVGLSVSRVGGAAQTKATKSVAGTLRLELAQFRELASFAQFASDLDEDTKKRIARGRLLTEVLKQKQYNPYSVAEQVIAITAATGGSFDHLLAHEVESALHQLIVTVKKDHKKLIENLNKGTKPEESDVKKINDAAKSVSRGFKKEKAS from the coding sequence ATGAGTTCACTCAATATAAAAGAGCTGAGCCAAGAACTGCAATCGGCGATTGCTACATTAGATAGTGATGCGGCTGAGTTTGAGCAGTCTGGTGTAGTTACACGCATAAGTGATGGTATTATTTGGGTTTTTGGTCTGAGTAATTGTGGCTTTAGCGATGTCATAGAAATCGCAACAGATAATGGAAGTGTTCGGGCGTTTGCGCTAAACCTAAATGAAGACGAAATCGGTGCCGTACTTTTAGATACAGATGTTGATGTAAAAGCTGGTGCACGCGTTACGCTTACGGGCACAACACTTGAAGTGCCTGTTGGTCCTGAGCTTATAGGACGAGTGGTAGACCCGCTGGGAAGGCCCCTTGATGGCCTAGGACCTATAAAAACAAACCGCACAGGGAGAGTCGAACGAACAGCACCTGGCGTAATGGACCGTAAAGGTGTCCATGAACCACTTGCCACAGGTATCGTGGCCATTGACACGATGGTACCAATTGGTCGTGGTCAGCGCGAGCTCATTATTGGTGACCGACAAACCGGCAAAACAGCCATAGCAATTGACACAATGATAAACCAAGCCCGCCAGAAAACTGGGGTTATTAACGTATACGTGGCAGTAGGTCAAAAACGTGCGAAAGTTGCGGCTTTGGTAGAAAAGCTAAAACAAGAGGGCGTCATGGATCAAACCATTGTTGTCGCCACAAGTTCGTCTGACCCAGCTAGCCTGTTGTATTTGGCTCCGTACGCCGGCACAGCTATTGCAGAATATTTTAGGGACAATAAACAGCATGCCCTGATTATTTATGATGATTTATCAAAGCATGCGGTTGCGTATCGTCAGATGTCCTTGTTATTACGCCGTCCACCAGGCCGAGAAGCCTACCCGGGTGATGTCTTTTATTTGCACTCGAGATTACTTGAACGAGCTGCCAAATTATCTGATGATCTTGGTTCGGGTAGCTTGACGGCATTACCTATCATTGAAACGCAAGCCGGTGATGTGTCTGCTTATATTCCAACTAATGTCATATCAATTACCGATGGCCAAATCTACCTAGAAACTAACCTATTTCACCAAGGTATTCGCCCTGCTATTTCGGTTGGACTAAGCGTGAGCCGCGTAGGTGGTGCTGCCCAAACAAAAGCAACCAAAAGCGTTGCTGGTACCTTGCGACTTGAACTGGCTCAGTTTAGAGAATTGGCATCGTTTGCACAATTTGCCAGCGATTTAGACGAAGACACCAAAAAGCGCATCGCACGAGGTCGCTTACTTACTGAAGTTCTTAAGCAAAAACAATATAACCCATATAGTGTTGCCGAACAGGTTATTGCTATTACAGCAGCCACTGGCGGATCTTTTGACCATTTATTAGCTCACGAAGTTGAATCTGCTCTACACCAACTAATTGTGACTGTTAAAAAAGATCACAAAAAACTTATCGAGAATCTTAATAAAGGCACTAAACCAGAAGAATCTGATGTTAAAAAGATTAACGATGCCGCTAAATCGGTAAGCCGCGGGTTTAAAAAGGAAAAAGCGTCGTAA
- a CDS encoding ATP synthase F0 subunit C, which yields MAEIDPAFIKGLTIALGAIGPAIGLGLVGSAAVRSVGRNPEAQSKILTMALIMAGLVDAIMVFVLLIVFSTN from the coding sequence ATGGCAGAAATAGACCCAGCATTTATAAAAGGATTAACCATTGCACTCGGTGCTATTGGACCAGCTATTGGTCTAGGGCTCGTTGGGTCGGCAGCGGTACGATCTGTTGGACGCAACCCAGAAGCGCAAAGCAAAATTTTAACCATGGCGCTTATTATGGCTGGTCTTGTAGACGCAATCATGGTATTCGTACTACTTATCGTATTTAGCACAAATTAG